DNA sequence from the Selenihalanaerobacter shriftii genome:
TTCTAATTCATTTAACCAAGTTGTAAGCCAAGAACCTTTAAACCCAGTATGACCAGTGACTAATACATTTTTATCCTTAAAAACTCCATTAAGCATCTTGTCCATTTCTACTCCCATACCTTCCAGAAAGCATTATTATTATTCCATAGTTTATTTAAATGCTTTACATCTCTCTCATGGTCCATACATTCCCAGTTACCTTTATGTTTATAAACCATAACCTTTCCTTCCTTTGATAAACTCTCTAAAGGACCTATTTCAAAATCACAATCCTCATCTGGTCTTAGATAACTTAATAATTCTCTATTAAAGACCATATAGCCGCCGTTAATTAACCCTTGTGAAGTTTGTGGCTTTTCTTCAAAAGATTTTACTACATTATCCTCTTCTATTAACTCTCCAAACCTTGCCGGCGGATGTACTCCAGTAATAGTAACCATTTTCCCATGTGATTTATGAAATTCAATTAAATCATCTATATTTACATCTGCTACACCATCACCATAAGTTAGTAAGTTTATATCATCATCTAAGTATTCTTCTATTCTTTTAATTCTTCCACCTTTTAAGGTATTAAGACCAGTATCTACTAAAGTTACTTTCCAATCCTCTTCATCATGTCCATTATGAAATTCTAAGTTAGAACTACCTAATTCAATTGTAAAGTCATTATTTCTAGCTTCATAATGTAAGAAGTAATCTTTAATTATATCTCCTTTATAACCTAAACAAATAACAAATTCATTAATCCCATAATGAGCATATGTCTTCATTATATGCCATAGAATAGGCTTAGTCCCTATTTTAACCATAGGCTTAGGGATTAAATTTGTTCTATTCCCTAGTCTTGTTCCAAATCCTCCTGCTAAAATTACAGCCTTCATTATAAATTCCTCCCCACCAGTTATTATAACTTACTAAAGTAATCTGCAAAAACTTGAAGTATATAGTCTCTCTTATCTTGGTCAATACCTGGATAAACTCCAATAAAGAAAGTATTATTCATTATATAATCTGTATTTTCTAGGTCACCAACTACTCTATATTTAACATTTTGATAAGCTGGTTGTCTAGTAATATTACCAGCAAACAACATTCTAGTCATAATCTTATTGTCTTCTAAATGATTAACTAAATCAGCACGGTCAACCCCTGAATCTTTTTTCACTGTTATCGGAAATCCAAACCAAGAAGGATCAGACTTTTCAGTTGCCTTTGGTAAAATCAAATAATTTTCATAATCTTTAAGTCCATTCTTTAATTTCTTAAAGTTTTCCTTCCTCTTTTTAATAAATGAAGGTAACTTCTTTAATTGCTCGACTCCTATAGCTGGTTGTAAATCTAAAACTTTTAAATTATATCCTATATGAGAATATATATATTTATGGTCATATCCATAAGGTAAAGTCCCCATTTGTCGTTCAAATCTGTATCCACAGGTATTATCCTGTCCTGGTCCACAGTAACAATCACGTCCCCAATCTCTAAAAGAACGTACTATTCTCTCTAACTTTGTTGAATCAACTAATACTGTTCCTCCCTCTCCCATAGTCATATGATGGGCAGGGTAAAAGCTTACTGTAGCCGCATCTCCAAATGTCCCAACTAATTCTCCATTATATGTAGAGCCAACTGCATCACAACAATCTTCAATAACATATAAATCATTTTCTTCAGCAATTTCCATTACTGCTCTAAGATTGAAAGGGTTACCTAAAGTATGAGACAGCATAATTGCTTTTGTCTTCGGAGAAATAGCTTGTCTTAACTGTTCTATGTTAACATTATACGTACCTAAATCGACATCAACAAAAACTGGAATTAAGCCATTTTGAATTATAGGATTTACTGTAGTAGGGAATCCAGCAGCAACTGTTATCACTTCATCTCCTGGTTTAAGTCTTTTATCACCTAATT
Encoded proteins:
- the rfbF gene encoding glucose-1-phosphate cytidylyltransferase; translated protein: MKAVILAGGFGTRLGNRTNLIPKPMVKIGTKPILWHIMKTYAHYGINEFVICLGYKGDIIKDYFLHYEARNNDFTIELGSSNLEFHNGHDEEDWKVTLVDTGLNTLKGGRIKRIEEYLDDDINLLTYGDGVADVNIDDLIEFHKSHGKMVTITGVHPPARFGELIEEDNVVKSFEEKPQTSQGLINGGYMVFNRELLSYLRPDEDCDFEIGPLESLSKEGKVMVYKHKGNWECMDHERDVKHLNKLWNNNNAFWKVWE
- the rfbH gene encoding lipopolysaccharide biosynthesis protein RfbH, with amino-acid sequence MSNKTNKLRKEILEKVKELHELQEESKESFKPGKDIIPFARRVYNEKEMMSLVDSALDFWLTAGRYAEEFEEKFADYFGLKSCSLVNSGSSANLIALTAFTSSKLGDKRLKPGDEVITVAAGFPTTVNPIIQNGLIPVFVDVDLGTYNVNIEQLRQAISPKTKAIMLSHTLGNPFNLRAVMEIAEENDLYVIEDCCDAVGSTYNGELVGTFGDAATVSFYPAHHMTMGEGGTVLVDSTKLERIVRSFRDWGRDCYCGPGQDNTCGYRFERQMGTLPYGYDHKYIYSHIGYNLKVLDLQPAIGVEQLKKLPSFIKKRKENFKKLKNGLKDYENYLILPKATEKSDPSWFGFPITVKKDSGVDRADLVNHLEDNKIMTRMLFAGNITRQPAYQNVKYRVVGDLENTDYIMNNTFFIGVYPGIDQDKRDYILQVFADYFSKL